One Burkholderia pyrrocinia DNA segment encodes these proteins:
- a CDS encoding PIN domain-containing protein produces the protein MIYVFDTSSIRSLQHFYPRVFRSIWNGIEKLVGQRRLISTREVLNEIERQAVSADVLAWVKGHRSLFTTPNADELRFVAAILRVKHFQALIGQQQRLKGTPVADPFVIACAKIRQGTVLTEEGWQYANEGLVVKPHAAKIPNVCAHFEIPCIDLEEFMHQQDWRF, from the coding sequence ATGATCTATGTGTTCGACACCAGCTCCATTCGATCACTTCAGCATTTCTATCCGCGTGTGTTCAGAAGCATCTGGAACGGTATCGAAAAACTCGTTGGCCAACGGCGCTTGATTTCGACCAGAGAAGTCTTGAACGAGATCGAGCGACAGGCCGTCAGTGCAGATGTATTGGCGTGGGTGAAAGGCCATCGGTCATTGTTCACGACGCCGAACGCGGATGAGCTGCGGTTTGTCGCCGCGATTTTGCGCGTCAAGCATTTTCAGGCGCTGATTGGCCAACAGCAGCGTCTCAAGGGAACACCGGTTGCCGATCCATTCGTCATCGCCTGCGCGAAGATCCGCCAGGGGACGGTCTTGACCGAGGAAGGATGGCAGTACGCGAATGAAGGGCTTGTCGTCAAACCTCATGCGGCGAAGATACCCAATGTCTGCGCGCATTTCGAGATTCCGTGTATCGATCTCGAGGAATTCATGCACCAGCAGGATTGGCGGTTCTGA
- a CDS encoding YfiR family protein, translating to MDARVCAAAASLATATTPTGAAEIAARTTSGRPGRAASLRHALIAIVCVLGAAPAVLAGTPADVDGSPDTVRIVAAASPADPVISSHDSAVRQVVLGIISFTHWPATPVRLHLCVTGRPDYARGLTDTLQAGSTLLDVQRVRFDDPALGIACDVVYLGALNNDERTRVRAAVAGHPVLTISEHDPSCTAGSMFCLNVDGERVSFDINLDAVARSGVRVHPNVLNLARRPGAP from the coding sequence ATGGATGCGAGAGTGTGCGCGGCGGCTGCCAGTCTTGCGACTGCAACGACGCCAACGGGCGCGGCGGAGATCGCCGCGCGAACGACGTCCGGCCGGCCAGGCCGGGCTGCTTCGCTGCGCCATGCGCTGATCGCAATCGTTTGCGTGTTGGGTGCGGCGCCCGCCGTGCTCGCCGGGACTCCCGCCGATGTGGACGGCTCGCCTGACACCGTGCGCATCGTCGCCGCCGCGAGCCCTGCCGATCCCGTCATTTCGTCACACGACTCCGCTGTGCGCCAGGTCGTACTGGGCATCATCAGCTTCACGCACTGGCCGGCGACACCCGTTCGCCTGCATCTGTGCGTGACGGGCCGGCCCGACTACGCGCGCGGCCTGACCGATACGCTGCAGGCCGGCTCGACGCTGCTCGACGTGCAGCGTGTCCGCTTCGACGATCCCGCGCTCGGCATCGCCTGCGACGTCGTCTACCTCGGCGCGCTGAACAACGACGAGAGAACGCGGGTGAGAGCCGCGGTGGCCGGCCATCCGGTGCTGACGATCTCGGAACACGATCCGTCCTGCACCGCAGGCAGCATGTTCTGTCTCAACGTCGACGGCGAACGCGTGTCGTTCGACATCAATCTCGACGCCGTGGCGCGCAGCGGCGTGCGCGTGCACCCGAACGTGCTCAATCTTGCGCGACGGCCGGGGGCGCCATGA